The Tautonia rosea genomic sequence CCTCGGGTCAAGGGGGCCTTCGATCTCAGTCAGGAGCCCGACGCCCTCCGAGACCGTTACGGCCGCACCACCTACGGCCAGTCATGCCTGCTCGCCCGTCGGCTCGTCGAGACCGGCGTCCGGTTTGTCACCGTCTACTTCTCCCGATCCATCGGCGGCAACGGTTCGAACGGCTGGGACACCCATCAAGACAACTTCAACGATCTCAAAAACCGCTTGCTGCCGATCACCGATCAAACCGTCCCCTTCTTGATCCAGGATCTCGACGATCGCGGGCTGCTTGACGAAACGCTCATCGTCTGGATGGGTGAGTTCGGCCGCGGCCCGAAGATCGGCGACCGCGACGGCAAGGGGCGCAACCACTGGCCCAGCTGCTACACTGTGCTTTTTGCGGGTGGCGGCACCACTGGCGGCGCCGTTTATGGCTCCAGCGACCGCATCGGCGGCTACCCCGCCATCGACCCCGTTCCTCTGGAGAGCATCGCCGCCACCATGTATCATGCCCTCGGCATCGACCCCGAGACCGAGGTCTTCGATCGGCTCAACCGCCCGCTCGCCATCGCCTCCCAACGCCCGATCACCGAGATCTTCGCCTAAGAACAGAGGCAGATTTCAGCCACGGATGGACCACGGAACAACCACGGAGACGTCCCATTTGAGCGGTAGGTCTACCGGAAACTCACGCTCATCCCATTGGCCATCCTGCATCTCTTACCTTCCAGGCCCTTTCACTTTCCTTCTCCCGATCCATGTTCCATCCGTGGCTGAAATTTCCCCTCCTCATTTCATACCTCCTTTACCACCCATGAGCGACCCACCCACCAACATCCGCGCCCATCAGAACGATCAGGCCCTCGAACTCTCCTGGACCGATCTCGGCACCTCTCGGGTTCCGTATCACTTCATCCGAAGTGAGTGTCCCTGCGCCTCTTGCAAGGACGAATGGACCGGCGCCCGCATCCTCGACCCCGCCACCATCCGCCCCGACCTCCGTATCGAGGCCCTCGAACCGATTGGCAGCTACGCCGTCCGGATCGCCTGGAACGACGCCCACTCCTCCGGCCTCTACACCTGGGACCACCTCCGAGACCTGACCCAGCGTCATGCGGGAAACCCCGCTACGCCTTGATCTTTTGTCAGCGTGCTCGGAACACGGCCGGCGAACTCACACGTGGGCCGTTTGCCCCCAAACAACCCTCCTGAGAATCACGGGCCGGAATGACTCCCACCTCCGTCCCCCTTACCATCGCCCTGCCCACCTACAATGGGGCTCGCCACCTCGCCGAGACGCTCCGCTCGATCCTCGATCAATCGGTCGCTGATCCCTTCGACCTCTTGGTCTCCGACGACCGTTCCGAGGATGAGACACTCACGATCATCCGACAACTCGCTGGCGATCGAGCCCGGATCCTCATCAACCCCGAACGTCTCGGCCTCGCCGGCAACTGGAACCGCTGTGCATCCCTCGCAACAACTCCGCTTCTGGCGATCATCCATCAAGACGATCGACTCCTCCCCGGCCATCTTGCCGCACATCTCGCGGCGTTTGCCCAGCATCCCAGACTTGGCATGACCTGTGGCGCGTTTCAGGTCATCGACGCGGCCGGCTCCCCCATCTCCCCTTCGGTCATCGAACGCCCGGACCTCGGCCCGACGGACCGTTTCTTCCCTCCCG encodes the following:
- a CDS encoding DUF971 domain-containing protein: MSDPPTNIRAHQNDQALELSWTDLGTSRVPYHFIRSECPCASCKDEWTGARILDPATIRPDLRIEALEPIGSYAVRIAWNDAHSSGLYTWDHLRDLTQRHAGNPATP